One Vigna unguiculata cultivar IT97K-499-35 chromosome 7, ASM411807v1, whole genome shotgun sequence genomic region harbors:
- the LOC114192618 gene encoding serine carboxypeptidase-like 45, with product MMSQSFVMLAASLLFVIAQGVVGVNSGSQADKISTLPGQPPVKFQQYAGYITVDEKQKRALFYYFVEAEVEPASKPLVLWLNGGPGCSSVGAGAFVEHGPFKPSENGLLKNEFSWNKEANVLYLESPAGVGFSYSANYSFYDYVNDEMTARDNLVFLQRWFTKFPEFKNNDFFITGESYAGHYAPQLAQLIVKTKTKFNLKGIAIGNPLLEFNTDFNSRAEFFWSHGLISDSTYEIFTKVCNYSQIRRQHQSGTLTPICSGVNRLVSTEVSRYIDTYDVTLDVCLSSVDQQAYVLNQMTQLQEGAKIDVCVEDETTAYLNRKDVQEALHAKLVGITSWSVCSDILKYDMQNLEIPTISILGALAKSGIRVLVYSGDQDSVIPLIGTRSLVNGLAKNFGLNTTVSYRTWFEGRQVAGWTQVYGDILSFATVRGAAHEAPFSQPERSLVLLKAFLEGKPLPQPFFQI from the exons ATGATGTCTCAGTCATTTGTTATGCTTGCAGCATCACTGTTATTTGTTATAGCACAAGGTGTTGTGGGAGTGAACTCAGGTTCACAAGCTGATAAGATAAGCACTTTGCCAGGGCAGCCACCAGTCAAATTCCAGCAATATGCAGGTTACATTACAGTGGATGAGAAGCAGAAGAGAGCTTTGTTTTACTACTTTGTTGAAGCAGAAGTGGAACCAGCTTCAAAGCCATTAGTTCTATGGTTAAATGGAG GGCCTGGTTGTTCTTCTGTTGGAGCTGGAGCTTTTGTTGAGCATGGCCCTTTCAAACCAAGTGAAAATGGacttttgaaaaatgaatttagCTGGAACAAAG AGGCAAATGTTCTGTACTTGGAATCACCAGCTGGTGTTGGTTTCTCCTACTCTGCTAACTATTCTTTCTATGACTATGTGAATGATGAAATGACAg CAAGGGACAATCTTGTTTTCCTGCAGCGTTGGTTCACTAAGTTCCCAGAGTTCAAAAACAATGATTTCTTTATCACAGGAGAAAGCTATGCAG GTCACTATGCACCCCAACTTGCACAACTCATTGTTAAAACCAAAACCAAGTTCAATCTCAAGGGAATAGCA ATAGGGAATCCTCTTCTGGAATTTAACACGGATTTCAACTCTAGAGCTGAGTTTTTCTGGTCCCATGGCCTAATATCAGATTCAACTTACGAAATCTTCACCAAAGTATGCAACTATTCCCAAATTAGGAGACAACATCAAAGTGGGACACTTACCCCCATTTGTTCAGGGGTAAATAGGCTGGTGTCAACAGAAGTTAGTAGATACATTGATACATATGATGTTACACTTGATGTGTGTCTTTCATCAGTAGATCAACAGGCTTATGTGCTGAATCAAATGACTCAACTG CAAGAGGGAGCAAAGATAGATGTTTGTGTGGAAGATGAAACTACTGCTTATTTGAATAGGAAAGACGTGCAAGAAGCTCTTCATGCTAAGCTGGTAGGGATCACTTCATGGTCAGTTTGCAGCGA TATTCTTAAATATGACATGCAGAATCTAGAGATTCCAACTATTTCTATTCTAGGTGCACTTGCTAAGTCTGGTATCAGGGTTCTGGTATACAG TGGAGATCAAGATTCAGTGATCCCATTAATTGGTACAAGATCACTGGTAAATGGATTGGCCAAGAACTTTGGACTTAACACAACAGTGTCATACAGAACCTGGTTTGAGGGAAGACAG GTGGCTGGTTGGACACAAGTATATGGAGACATCTTATCATTTGCCACTGTAAGAGGAGCTGCTCATGAAGCTCCATTTTCCCAGCCAGAGAGATCACTGGTGCTACTCAAAGCATTTTTGGAAGGAAAACCACTTCCACAACCATTCTTTCAAATATGA